The Populus alba chromosome 6, ASM523922v2, whole genome shotgun sequence genome contains a region encoding:
- the LOC118033637 gene encoding probable WRKY transcription factor 11: MAVDLVRYSKMKDQMAIQEAASAGLESMEHLIFALSNQTRPSHQLDCGEITNFTVAKFKQVISMLNRTGHARFRRGPTSSPSSYPVPVRPVPQEPQKLNLDFVNSKSPPKAESKNDLSLGSQYSKDSLSSGTTTSSFVSSVTADGSVSNGKQGGSSLFGTQARSTGKPPLSSTHRKKCHDHALSARKISSGGSCHCSKRRKSRVKRTIRVPAVSSKLADIPADEYSWRKYGQKPIKGSPYPRGYYKCSSVRGCPARKHVERAVDDSAMLIVTYEGEHRHSHTPLPEDVTASAAVRHVFHST, translated from the exons ATGGCTGTGGATCTAGTTAGGTATTCAAAGATGAAAGATCAGATGGCTATACAAGAAGCTGCATCAGCTGGGCTCGAGAGCATGGAGCACTTGATCTTTGCACTCTCTAACCAAACTCGACCAAGCCACCAACTTGACTGCGGAGAAATCACAAACTTCACCGTTGCTAAGTTCAAGCAAGTCATCTCCATGTTGAACCGGACCGGTCATGCCCGTTTTCGCCGTGGACcaacttcttctccttcttcctaCCCGGTTCCCGTCCGACCTGTCCCTCAAGAACCTCAAAAACTGAACCTTGATTTTGTTAACAGTAAGAGCCCCCCTAAAGCTGAGTCGAAAAATGACCTGTCTTTGGGTAGTCAGTATTCAAAGGATAGCCTTAGCTCTGGCACCACTACCTCATCCTTCGTGTCTTCTGTTACAGCTGATGGGAGTGTCTCTAATGGGAAACAAGGTGGCTCTTCTCTTTTCGGAACTCAAGCTCGATCTACCGGAAAACCACCTCTCTCATCGACCCACCGCAAGAAATGCCACGATCATGCCCTCTCCGCCAGAAAGATCTCCTCCGGTGGCAGCTGTCATTGCTCCAAAAGAAG gaAATCAAGGGTTAAGAGGACAATAAGGGTACCAGCCGTGAGTTCCAAGCTTGCCGATATACCAGCAGATGAGTACTCATGGAGAAAATATGGTCAGAAGCCAATCAAGGGCTCACCATACCCaag AGGGTATTACAAGTGTAGTAGTGTGAGGGGATGTCCCGCAAGGAAGCATGTGGAGCGTGCCGTAGATGACTCGGCCATGCTTATTGTGACTTACGAGGGGGAGCACCGTCACTCACATACTCCGTTGCCGGAAGACGTCACGGCTAGTGCTGCAGTGCGACACGTGTTTCACTCAACATGA